A genomic window from Chitinophagaceae bacterium includes:
- a CDS encoding sulfurtransferase — MLPLISAAALLSKINAPELVIVDAQSGKDAFERYAAQHIKGALHVDLDNDLAQKPLNAANGGRHPLPALQQFAKLLGTLGITPASYVVVYDDKSGSNAAARFWWMLRAVGHTTIQVLDGGLKAAIEAGVPITNEITETVTVADYPVNDWQLPTVDLDEVTNATHDAGFLIIDVREAYRYLGESEPIDLIAGHIPNAVNVPYLENLSPDGKFLPAEKLQAIYKSVIGDHDPNKVIVHCGSGVTGCHTLLALEQAGISGANLYVGSWSEWSRNDLPVANEKD, encoded by the coding sequence ATGCTTCCGCTCATCAGCGCTGCAGCATTACTGAGTAAAATAAATGCACCTGAACTTGTGATAGTGGATGCACAAAGCGGTAAAGATGCATTTGAACGGTATGCTGCTCAACACATCAAAGGTGCATTGCATGTTGACCTCGATAACGACCTTGCTCAAAAACCTTTGAATGCTGCGAATGGTGGCCGCCATCCATTGCCTGCACTTCAGCAATTCGCAAAATTATTGGGAACACTTGGTATAACTCCTGCATCATATGTAGTTGTTTATGACGATAAAAGCGGCTCCAATGCTGCTGCAAGATTCTGGTGGATGCTGAGAGCAGTCGGACATACTACTATTCAGGTGCTTGATGGAGGATTGAAAGCGGCCATCGAAGCTGGCGTTCCAATTACAAATGAAATAACAGAAACTGTTACTGTTGCAGATTATCCTGTTAATGATTGGCAACTGCCCACTGTTGATCTTGATGAAGTAACCAATGCAACGCATGATGCAGGGTTTCTGATCATTGATGTGCGCGAAGCATACAGGTATCTTGGTGAAAGTGAACCGATAGATTTGATTGCGGGTCACATTCCAAATGCAGTAAATGTTCCCTACCTGGAAAATCTTTCACCGGATGGAAAATTTCTTCCGGCAGAAAAACTGCAAGCGATTTATAAATCTGTTATCGGTGACCATGATCCAAATAAAGTAATTGTTCATTGTGGCTCCGGTGTAACTGGTTGTCATACATTGTTGGCGCTTGAACAGGCCGGAATATCTGGTGCGAATCTGTATGTCGGTTCGTGGAGTGAATGGTCGCGTAATGATTTACCTGTTGCAAATGAAAAGGATTGA
- a CDS encoding DinB family protein — MNKEVIIRQLKVNHQSFVDQIVSLNETAFNFSKEGKWNAGQTLDHLARAVSTLRLAMLLPKQVFALLYGKANRPSKDYEGLVAKYQQKLAAGGKAHGRYLPVNIPFNKRKKNADALQKSVITICRRLNGYSETALDTYILPHPLLGKITMREMMYFTIYHAQHHLQIVKRDLAG, encoded by the coding sequence ATGAATAAAGAAGTCATTATCCGGCAACTCAAAGTCAATCATCAATCATTCGTTGATCAGATTGTATCGTTGAATGAGACCGCATTTAATTTTTCAAAGGAAGGAAAATGGAATGCAGGCCAGACACTTGATCACCTGGCACGTGCTGTTTCAACATTGCGTTTGGCCATGTTACTGCCGAAACAAGTGTTTGCCTTATTGTATGGAAAGGCCAATCGTCCATCGAAAGATTATGAAGGGCTTGTTGCGAAGTACCAACAAAAACTTGCAGCCGGCGGGAAAGCACATGGAAGATATCTGCCGGTAAACATTCCGTTCAATAAAAGAAAAAAGAACGCTGATGCACTTCAAAAATCAGTGATTACTATTTGCAGACGATTAAATGGTTATTCGGAAACAGCACTTGATACTTATATTCTTCCACATCCTTTGCTCGGGAAAATTACCATGCGTGAGATGATGTATTTTACGATTTATCATGCGCAACACCACCTGCAGATTGTGAAGAGAGATCTTGCAGGATAG
- a CDS encoding histidine kinase, whose amino-acid sequence MKNTLSIVLLLFHCFSVFAQNSTSSPSLYFNRIGIDNGLSFGNVNCLLEDSKGFIWIGTSNGLNRYDGNVFTVYRHRRGDSLSLIGNDVRSLEEDANGNIWIGTTEGVSSLNPFREKFTNYQHREADSNSLHQDYINYVFTDRNRTIWCGSASGLDKYDDGITGFHHIALRSPSGKSISVTAFCEDDSDNFWIGTNDGLILFNSKTGQQQYFKPLLSHSFLVKSLYKDALGNLWAGTWADGAWRFEPNAEKFTQYVFNFTSAYTSATNIVLAIGETQKDENNFSLWFGTTEGLIEMVVKNKNYPVSFSGLPFHKNDQENLHSISSNNITGLLKDTNGILWIGTGNGISKVIPGAQAFTLIHAVGNVTKVMTEKNDLWITTWYGHGLTKLDAHGDEIMHFDRVPPQSISLDNNQVSGVCRDSAGLLWLATFNGLVSYDEPQKKFKQYLHHPPDTTSICDNRITVVFNDSKNRLWVGTYNNGLDRKILGTAAFAHYRSSKRDSTSICDNKIWMITEDHQHRIWIGTNYGLACYEESSNSFINFLISETDGATITGIFDDRKNRLWVSTLKGFYRWNTATDNFEAVVNPSELNDLNVYSILDDAAGNIWLTSQKGLIRYNPETQSILLFDKSDGLPFDDLTGSFDKGDDERFYIGGQHKVIAFNPSALNMPISLPEPVITSLKIFDTPFPLDFFLKSMLPLTLSYNQNMLTLQFTAPNFIHNNSMRFSYWMEGLDKNWNVSGAGRMASYSNMRPGNYIFHVKASAINGQWSNHEAKLNIIIAPPFWETWWFRLTAVFSLIALIVLIIYFMVSRIRKREAEKTAFNTQLAEVEMKALRAQMNPHFLFNALNSIQECVVTNQNDAAYNYLSKFSRLVRLILENSEQTMVIVKKEMDALKLYLDLESLRFQNFTYTITIDKSIDQDVEQIPSMLIQPFAENALKHGLATKQGSRFLKILLLKDKNMLHCTVEDNGIGRRQAEVLKSAMQKDHASRGMQITEERIRLIGSKTKMDVQLNISDLYDEEHYPAGTRVDITIPHENDTA is encoded by the coding sequence ATGAAAAATACCCTTTCCATTGTTTTATTGCTGTTTCATTGCTTTTCTGTTTTCGCTCAAAATTCTACGTCATCACCATCACTTTACTTCAACAGAATTGGTATTGACAATGGATTGTCATTTGGTAATGTCAACTGTCTGCTTGAGGATTCGAAAGGATTTATCTGGATCGGCACTTCGAATGGATTGAACCGCTACGATGGAAATGTATTTACTGTTTATCGTCACCGCCGCGGTGATTCGCTTTCACTGATCGGTAACGACGTTCGATCACTGGAAGAAGACGCGAATGGCAATATCTGGATTGGCACTACAGAAGGAGTAAGCAGTCTGAATCCTTTTCGTGAAAAATTTACAAACTATCAGCACAGAGAAGCTGACAGCAATTCACTCCACCAGGATTACATCAATTATGTTTTTACTGATCGCAATAGAACCATCTGGTGTGGGAGTGCAAGTGGTCTTGATAAATATGATGACGGCATCACTGGATTCCATCACATCGCATTGCGTTCGCCGTCCGGCAAAAGTATTTCGGTGACCGCTTTCTGTGAAGATGACAGCGACAATTTTTGGATCGGCACGAATGACGGGTTGATTTTATTCAATTCTAAAACCGGACAACAGCAATATTTCAAGCCTTTGCTGAGTCATTCATTCCTTGTGAAGTCGCTTTACAAGGATGCGCTCGGAAATCTGTGGGCAGGAACCTGGGCGGATGGCGCATGGCGATTTGAACCGAATGCTGAAAAGTTTACCCAATATGTTTTCAATTTTACGAGTGCTTATACCTCTGCCACCAACATCGTGCTTGCAATTGGAGAAACTCAGAAGGATGAAAATAATTTTTCACTTTGGTTTGGAACTACGGAAGGACTGATTGAAATGGTTGTCAAAAACAAAAACTATCCGGTTTCTTTTTCCGGACTTCCATTTCATAAAAACGATCAGGAGAATCTGCATTCTATCAGTAGCAATAATATAACGGGACTGTTAAAAGACACGAATGGTATTTTATGGATAGGCACCGGAAACGGGATCAGCAAGGTAATTCCCGGTGCGCAGGCATTTACATTGATTCATGCGGTAGGTAATGTTACAAAAGTGATGACTGAAAAAAATGATTTATGGATCACCACGTGGTACGGTCACGGACTCACAAAACTTGACGCTCACGGCGACGAGATCATGCATTTCGATCGAGTGCCTCCTCAAAGTATTTCATTGGATAATAACCAGGTGAGTGGAGTCTGTCGCGATAGCGCCGGACTATTGTGGCTGGCAACTTTTAACGGACTGGTGAGTTATGATGAGCCACAAAAAAAATTCAAACAATACCTGCACCATCCGCCTGACACTACTTCAATTTGCGATAACAGGATTACGGTTGTATTCAATGACAGCAAAAACAGGCTGTGGGTCGGAACATACAACAATGGGCTTGATCGCAAAATTTTGGGAACTGCTGCCTTTGCGCATTACCGGTCAAGTAAACGCGATTCAACTTCCATCTGCGACAATAAAATCTGGATGATTACAGAAGACCATCAGCACCGGATATGGATCGGAACTAATTATGGACTGGCATGCTATGAAGAATCTTCCAACAGTTTTATCAATTTCCTGATAAGCGAGACAGATGGCGCTACCATCACAGGCATTTTCGATGATAGGAAAAACAGGTTATGGGTAAGTACACTCAAAGGATTTTACAGGTGGAATACTGCGACAGATAATTTTGAAGCTGTTGTGAATCCTTCTGAGTTAAATGATCTGAATGTTTACAGCATACTGGATGATGCAGCGGGAAATATCTGGCTCACTTCGCAAAAGGGATTGATCCGTTACAATCCCGAAACGCAAAGCATTTTGCTATTCGACAAATCCGATGGATTGCCATTTGATGACCTGACAGGAAGTTTTGATAAAGGTGATGATGAGCGTTTTTATATTGGTGGTCAGCACAAGGTTATTGCGTTTAATCCTTCTGCTTTGAACATGCCGATATCACTGCCGGAGCCCGTTATCACGTCCTTAAAGATTTTTGATACACCATTTCCGCTCGATTTTTTTTTAAAATCTATGCTGCCGCTAACGCTTTCTTACAATCAGAATATGCTCACGCTGCAATTCACCGCTCCGAATTTCATTCACAATAACAGCATGCGTTTTTCATACTGGATGGAAGGACTCGACAAGAACTGGAATGTTTCCGGCGCAGGAAGAATGGCTTCTTATTCGAACATGCGACCAGGCAATTATATTTTTCATGTTAAAGCATCAGCCATCAATGGACAATGGAGTAACCATGAAGCAAAACTGAATATCATTATTGCTCCGCCTTTTTGGGAAACATGGTGGTTCCGCCTTACTGCAGTCTTTTCATTAATTGCATTGATTGTTCTGATAATTTATTTCATGGTTTCGCGTATCCGGAAAAGGGAAGCTGAAAAAACCGCTTTCAACACGCAACTTGCCGAAGTGGAAATGAAAGCGCTGCGTGCGCAGATGAATCCACATTTTCTTTTCAATGCGCTCAACTCTATCCAGGAATGTGTGGTAACGAACCAGAATGATGCGGCTTACAATTATCTTTCAAAATTTTCACGATTGGTGCGGCTCATACTGGAGAATTCAGAACAAACAATGGTGATTGTTAAAAAAGAAATGGACGCATTGAAATTATACCTGGATCTTGAATCACTGCGTTTCCAGAATTTTACCTACACCATCACCATCGACAAATCAATAGACCAGGATGTGGAGCAAATTCCTTCGATGCTCATTCAGCCCTTTGCGGAGAATGCGTTAAAACATGGATTGGCAACAAAACAGGGGAGTCGGTTCTTAAAAATTCTATTGCTGAAAGATAAAAATATGTTGCATTGCACGGTAGAAGACAATGGCATTGGAAGAAGGCAGGCCGAGGTTCTGAAATCCGCTATGCAAAAGGATCATGCTTCCCGTGGTATGCAGATAACAGAAGAACGAATCCGGCTCATTGGCAGCAAAACTAAAATGGATGTTCAATTGAATATTAGTGATCTTTATGATGAAGAACATTATCCTGCCGGAACGCGGGTTGACATAACAATTCCCCACGAAAATGATACAGCATGA
- a CDS encoding response regulator transcription factor, whose amino-acid sequence MMRALIIDDEKKGITILQQLLKKHCPQVEIAGSTQDPLTAASLIKEQRPDLIFIDIEMPGMNGFEVLQAFNEVTFQVIFTTAYNEYAVKAIRFSALDYLLKPIEVEELKAAVQRMENKMRTTGQRESVELFFQNLRNLQSPFARITLSTSDGILVQEVKDILYCEATGSYTTFHLRNKEKIMVSKGIGEFEGLLSEHHFFRVHHSFLINMKEIKKYIRGDGGTVMLSNGVEIDVAKRRKDQFLAALHAI is encoded by the coding sequence ATGATGCGCGCACTGATCATTGACGATGAGAAAAAGGGCATTACCATACTTCAACAATTATTGAAGAAACATTGCCCGCAGGTTGAAATAGCAGGAAGTACACAGGATCCTTTGACAGCCGCTTCACTCATTAAGGAACAGCGTCCTGATTTGATCTTTATTGATATTGAGATGCCGGGCATGAATGGTTTTGAAGTCTTGCAGGCATTCAATGAAGTTACTTTTCAAGTGATCTTCACCACTGCATATAACGAATATGCTGTGAAAGCAATCCGTTTCAGTGCACTCGATTACCTGCTCAAACCCATTGAAGTGGAAGAGTTGAAGGCCGCAGTACAACGAATGGAAAATAAGATGCGGACAACCGGACAGCGCGAAAGTGTGGAACTTTTTTTTCAAAATCTCAGAAATCTCCAATCGCCCTTTGCCCGCATCACGTTGTCAACTTCAGATGGAATATTGGTGCAGGAAGTAAAAGATATTCTTTACTGCGAGGCAACAGGTTCATACACTACCTTTCATTTACGCAACAAAGAAAAGATCATGGTTTCAAAAGGTATCGGTGAGTTTGAAGGGCTTTTAAGTGAGCATCATTTTTTCCGAGTGCATCATTCCTTTCTCATCAATATGAAAGAAATCAAAAAATATATTCGTGGCGATGGTGGAACAGTAATGCTTTCCAACGGTGTTGAGATTGATGTAGCGAAGCGCAGAAAAGATCAGTTTCTTGCAGCGTTGCATGCAATTTAA
- a CDS encoding OmpA family protein — MKAKFFISSILILSLSASHAQINNPLNVVKDKVSHRANNEIDKAADEIVNPDLSGNPGKTGNGENSGNQTTASTVEHHGNATDGPGIKVYANYDFVAGDKLVFEDDFRSDMDGEFASHWSLINGQAIVNRLGNGPAFFLTDGNYCRVQPLIRSNDYLGNSFTIEYDTYVKEGAYSAMVMFVDENKHDVGHISVSAGSVDYSPVEGQSLSGSLPSAIQYANFFSKWHHVAIAYKNRQIKVYVDQYRPLVVPSAPFVPATMQFTGIGDLENPIIIKNVRIAQGGDMNMLTKVTTNGRIVTHNIVFDYNEAVIKPESMGEINQIYKMMKENADFNFLIEGHTDSDGEEAFNLKLSQERADAVKQQLVEMGINTARLTPKGMGEGKPLSPNTTAEGKANNRRVEFVKQ; from the coding sequence ATGAAGGCAAAATTTTTCATCTCCTCCATCCTGATCCTTTCCTTGTCTGCATCGCACGCCCAGATTAATAACCCATTAAATGTGGTCAAGGATAAAGTGTCCCACAGAGCCAATAATGAAATTGATAAGGCGGCTGACGAAATTGTAAATCCTGATCTTTCCGGCAACCCGGGAAAAACCGGTAACGGAGAAAATTCAGGAAATCAAACAACAGCATCCACTGTTGAACACCATGGAAATGCAACTGACGGTCCCGGCATTAAAGTATATGCGAACTATGATTTTGTGGCGGGGGACAAACTTGTTTTTGAAGATGATTTCAGAAGTGATATGGATGGAGAATTTGCTTCGCATTGGAGTCTCATCAATGGACAAGCCATTGTGAACAGGTTGGGCAATGGTCCGGCATTTTTTCTTACGGATGGAAATTATTGCAGGGTGCAGCCGCTAATCCGTTCAAATGATTATCTCGGTAACAGTTTCACGATTGAATATGATACGTATGTAAAAGAAGGTGCTTATTCCGCGATGGTGATGTTTGTAGATGAAAACAAACATGATGTTGGACATATTTCTGTTTCTGCGGGATCGGTGGATTATAGTCCTGTCGAAGGACAAAGTCTTTCGGGAAGCCTGCCTTCTGCGATTCAGTATGCTAATTTTTTTAGTAAATGGCATCATGTGGCCATTGCTTACAAGAACAGGCAGATCAAAGTGTATGTTGATCAGTATCGTCCACTGGTAGTGCCTTCAGCTCCATTTGTTCCGGCCACTATGCAATTTACAGGCATTGGAGATCTGGAAAATCCAATCATTATTAAAAATGTCCGCATTGCACAAGGTGGTGACATGAATATGCTGACTAAGGTAACAACCAATGGTAGGATTGTGACACACAATATTGTTTTCGATTACAATGAAGCTGTGATCAAACCGGAATCAATGGGCGAGATCAACCAGATCTATAAAATGATGAAGGAGAATGCGGACTTTAATTTTTTAATTGAAGGACACACAGACAGTGATGGAGAAGAAGCCTTTAATCTAAAACTTTCACAGGAACGTGCTGATGCAGTTAAGCAGCAATTGGTTGAAATGGGAATTAACACTGCGCGCCTCACCCCAAAAGGAATGGGTGAAGGCAAACCACTTTCCCCAAATACGACAGCAGAAGGAAAAGCGAATAACAGAAGAGTTGAATTTGTTAAGCAATAG
- a CDS encoding MFS transporter, with amino-acid sequence MSFGFLGIQFGFGLQNANVSRIFETLGAKVDEIPILWIFAPIAGLLVQPIIGYMSDHTWGRLGRRRLYFLVGAILSSFALFVFPFASVLWVAAICLLILDMSINVSMEPFRALVGDMLPSSQRTTGFAMQSFFIGIGAVVASALPYILTNVFGISNEPPGPGQIPLSVTYSFFLGAVVFISAVSWTVFKTQEYPPEDFKKFHPEISEAEEPKLGMLEIFTQLFSMPKTMKQLAVVQFFTWFALFSMWIYTTNAVTKHVYGTTDSASELYNKGANWVGVCFAVYNGFAAVFAFFIPWLAKQTSRKMAHMISLVVGGIGLISISLITDPIMLLFSMVCVGLAWASILSMPYAILAGALPPKKMGMFMGMFNYFIVIPQILAASVLGFITTKIFHGEAIYTLVFGGCSMIFAGLMTMIVNDVDEKK; translated from the coding sequence ATGAGTTTTGGATTTTTAGGCATTCAATTCGGATTCGGATTACAGAATGCGAATGTGAGCCGCATCTTTGAAACGCTCGGTGCCAAAGTGGACGAAATCCCGATCCTCTGGATATTTGCTCCTATTGCAGGTTTGTTGGTGCAGCCGATTATAGGTTACATGAGTGATCACACCTGGGGCAGATTGGGCAGGAGAAGATTGTATTTCCTGGTAGGTGCCATTCTTTCTTCCTTCGCTTTGTTTGTTTTTCCTTTTGCCTCAGTGCTTTGGGTAGCGGCAATTTGCCTTTTGATCCTTGATATGTCAATCAACGTTTCCATGGAGCCATTCCGTGCGTTGGTTGGTGACATGCTTCCTTCTTCGCAACGTACAACAGGATTTGCGATGCAGAGTTTTTTCATTGGCATAGGTGCAGTTGTAGCCTCAGCCTTGCCTTATATTCTGACTAATGTGTTTGGTATTTCAAATGAACCGCCGGGACCAGGACAAATTCCACTGTCTGTTACGTATTCGTTTTTTCTTGGTGCTGTTGTTTTTATTTCAGCTGTAAGCTGGACGGTATTTAAAACACAGGAATATCCGCCTGAGGATTTTAAGAAATTTCATCCGGAAATTTCTGAAGCAGAAGAGCCAAAGCTTGGCATGCTTGAAATTTTCACACAGTTATTTTCTATGCCGAAGACCATGAAGCAGTTGGCAGTTGTGCAATTCTTCACCTGGTTCGCTTTATTCAGCATGTGGATTTATACTACGAATGCAGTTACCAAACATGTTTACGGCACAACAGACAGCGCATCAGAACTTTACAACAAGGGTGCTAACTGGGTGGGAGTTTGCTTTGCCGTTTACAATGGTTTTGCAGCAGTGTTCGCTTTTTTTATTCCTTGGTTGGCAAAACAAACAAGTCGCAAAATGGCGCATATGATCAGCCTGGTAGTAGGTGGAATCGGCTTAATTTCCATTTCTCTCATTACAGATCCGATCATGCTTTTATTTTCCATGGTATGTGTAGGACTTGCATGGGCCAGCATTCTTTCAATGCCTTATGCTATACTCGCCGGTGCTTTGCCCCCCAAGAAGATGGGCATGTTCATGGGCATGTTCAATTACTTTATTGTGATTCCGCAAATACTTGCAGCAAGTGTGTTGGGTTTCATCACCACGAAAATTTTTCATGGTGAAGCAATTTATACGCTGGTGTTTGGCGGATGCTCGATGATCTTTGCCGGATTGATGACGATGATTGTGAATGATGTGGATGAGAAGAAGTGA